CCCGCCCCCTCCACACACCCCCTCCCGCCGCTTCAGGGGAAAGGGGACGTGCCGCCCAGGGGGCCGGCCTCCCTGGTCGCAGCCGCCGCCAGAACCCACTGGGCGGGGCGCTGCCCCAGCGCGAGGCCCGGGCGGGGGGCGCTGGGCTTGAAGGAGCGAGCGGGACAGAAGCTTTAAGAATCACTTTATTGCACACGTCGTGGGGAGTGCGGAGTTTGGGGCAGGGCGCAAGGAGGGAATACAGTACAGGTCCCATCTAGGTGAGCCCCTCAGGGGCCGGTGCTGGGAGGCACAATCCCTGGACCTTGGGGATGCCCAGAGGGTAGCGGCTGCTGCTGCCTTTGCCGGCGCTCCTGCTGGAGCCTGGCTCTGTTGGCCCTGAAGGAGAGAGCACCTGAGAGTTAGGGTCAGGGATCCAGGACAGTAGTATAAGGACAGGAAACAGAGGCAGGATAGAGCAGGGACAGACCTGGCCCTGGCCCGCGTGTCGTTGTAGATGGCTGTGATGATCCGATCCTTCTCATCCATGAAGCTCCGGTGTATCTGCTCCAACTTCCTGCAAGACCTTTGGTGTTAACCCTGATACTCCAGTTCCTGCAGTTCCTGAAGCCTCCTCCACCCTGTTCCAGGATCTCTCTCTGTATTACATATGTAGGAACCTTGCCCCAACAGTGCCTGTGATAGGTGGGGAGAGGGGCACAGAGTGGCAGAGGCCCATCCAGGATGCAATGGCACCCAAGTATCTGTCCTGCTGAAAGTGGTGAAGCTGCTCTGAACACAGGGATGCTCTTCCCAGGAGCCTAGAAAGGTTCAACTCCTCCTCTGAACTAGGCAGGCTGCTGGAGGTGGACAGGGGGtcttttttaatagaaaactCCATGTCAAGGCATGCATGAGAGAGTGGAAGGGAGACGACAGCTGCCAAATGAAGACAGTCGCTGGTGAGGCTGTTACAAAGCATTTGCTTCTCATGCCTGATTTTGGTTGGCTCCAGCCCTCCTGGCAGCCAGCATCAAAGATTTATATTCAAATtatgaaaaactgaaaatggCAACATTAGCCTGTCATGTAGTGCTGCCTTTATGAAGTAAGGGAAGGCTCCAAAGACTGACTTCATGAAATGCTTAGTGTGGGAGACAAGCACACAGGACATAGGGTGCAGTAGCTGGCTCGCTAACCAGAGTGGCTTCACCACCCTCCTACCCTCTGCCCATCACCCTGGGGAGGACAAGGATGCACCTGAAAGCAGCATAGTGCAGGCCCATGCCAGCCAGCATGAGCAGGAGGCAGTACCCCAGGACCCGCTGATTGTGTTTGTACTGCTGCTGCCTCGTCTGGGGCCCCTGTGGCCTTACATCATGAAACTGGGCCCAGTATTGTGCATTGGGAGGTTCCCAGGAGCTGCTGGAAGACAAAGGAAGGGACAATGTGAAGACAAGGCTTTCCAGGAGACTTGGGAGTGTGGGCAAGCAGGGGCAGGACCCCTGTACCTCTGTGTTTGTTGGGCAGACTTGGGATGGGCTGTGGTCCCTGGAGATTTGGGGGAGCTAGCTGATCGGAGCTGGTGGTCATAGCTTCGGCGGGTCTGCTCACGGCTGAGCACACGATATGCCTCATTCAGCTCCACAAAACGGCTGTGCAGGGCCGGGTTCCCAGGGTCTCGGTCAGGATGCAGCTAGAGGTAAGGCAGGACTCCCCTTATCTCCCTTTCTGTGACCCTTCCCACTTCCCATCCTGATGATCCACAAGGGCTCACATCAATCCCAGGGACCCTCTTTTGTAATAACCCTCCAGAAGACCCGCCCTTCCAGAAGGCCAAAAAGTCAAGAAGCCCAGACTCCAGCCCTCTTTCCTCATTTAAGCCCTTTACATCTGCCATCCTCCTTTCCAAATACCCTGGTGCAGGTTTCTCAAGAGAGACAGTAAGCTCATCAGGCACATTGATGTCTTGTGCCCTCAGCTTTGCCTCCTACCTGGGCAGATCCTTGAGTATAGCACCCACCCTCCAGGCAGGCTGAAGGAATGGGGTTCCAGTCAGAGACACAGGCCTACTCTTAGGAAGTTGGGTGACCCCCTATTTGGCTCAGACTTCCACTTCCTCTCTCCCCGCCTTGGGAGCACTAGTATACCTCCTTGGACTTGGTAAAGAAAGCTCGTTTAACTTCTTCAGCGCTGGCACCAGGATGCACGCCCAATAGTTCATAATAATTCCTGGGGCCAGACCTGTGGATAGAGGCCCAAACTGGTACCCTGCCTTGCCATCCCAGCCTCCCTGGACCACACCCTTCAACTCAGTCACTAGGAAGGAGCTGAAGAGAGCTCAGGAAGTTCCCAAGACAGTTCTGTCCTCAGACCATCTCTCCTTTTCGGGGTGTTTCAGGGATGGTCTGAATCAGGATTCTAAGTGTAGTCCTCAGATCCTTGCATCACAAACACTTTGAACGTTTATTTAAAACAGATTCccaagccgggcatggtggcacatgcctgccatCCCAGTTAGAAacatgaggcaagaggatcactggagcccaggagttaaaggccagtctgagcaacataGGACGACCCCCTCtcaaagaaaagacaaaggtGCTTCTGAAGACCCATCTCATTCCTCCAGGATGGAACCTCCAAAACagggcccaggaatctgcatCTTTGTACTCAACTTCCCCACTTCTGTGAGTTATGCTTGACTACCAGTGGAGTTATGGAAAGAGTATTGGGGTTTTGTTGGGCTCAAATTTCTGATCTCCCATTTAACTCGCTGATGACCTTGAGGGTCATCTCAGTCTCAGATGAGATTCTCAATGTCCTCAACATGAAAGTGAGGGTTAAGACAAGACTGCAAGGTACCTATCTCAGCAAGCAAAGAAGCGCCTAAGCTGGGCAGGCCCTCAATAGAAACCCGCTGAACAACCGGGGGCCCCAGGAGCCCAACTCACCGCTGCCCAGAGGCCGCTGCGAGGAGCCGGGTGGGAGGGCTGCGGGGCCACAGCCGGCAGAGGCGCAGGGGCAACAGGGGCAGCATGGCGgctggaggacagctggggaaaGGAGACCAGCAAGAGGGGTGCACTGAGACCAGATCCGATCAGATATCAAACTCTTCGCGGCCCGGGCAGAGCGAAGGAGCCTGGCCAGGGGTTTCTTGCAAAAGAAGATCGAGGCAGGCCCGGGGGCGGCCTCCTACCTCAGGGTCAGTCCCCCATGTCTGGACCCGGCCCTGCCTCCAGGTCTTTCCAGGCTATGGCTTACAGGTCTGGACCCCCGGAACCACCCAGAGTGATTTAAGGAGGTTGAGGGAGGAACCACAACCAAGTCCCGCCCTCACTCCACTTACGAACTCCGCAGTCGCCGCCATTTCCTGCACCTCCGCAGGTACCGCCCCCGAGCTCTCATTGGCTTAGACTCAGACCACGCCCACTTTACCGGAAGGTGCGAGTATGTGGCTAAACCCCGCCCCCGGCCCCTAGACCGGCTTTCTGCAGCCGGAGCCGCTAGGAAGAGGTCCCCGGAGATGCCGAAATGCGCGGGCCTCCAGTCCCGGGCGGCAGGAGGGGCTGAGCCCGACCCTCAACGAGCCTTTTGGCCCAGCCGCAGCCCTTCGGTGCCGCGGAGATGGCTTTGATCTGCTCAGCAGCGAGGCACGTTTACAGAGCTGCTTCCACCCCGCATTGTCTTGGCATGGGAGGCACGTCTCTCATCCCCCCTTACAGGGGAGAAAACTGAGGCCGAGCTGATGtgtttttgtgtttgcttttgtttttgttttttccttttctatgacGCGTTCGGTCTCACCCACCCAGGGCTCTCCCAGCGAACCCTCTGTCATGGAAACAGCAAATGCCAATGGAATCCAAGAATAAAGTTCTTTATTGTCTTCAGAGCTGTGATGACAGTCCCCGAGGGCTGGGATTCTACATTGACTCAGGTGGGACTTCCCCGAACTCGGTTGTAGAGAAGGATGGCGCCTTTGGCCGAGGGGCAGAGCTCAGCCCACATCTCTGTCTCCTGCAATCTCTGCACTCTCTGTGGGGAAGACAGTGAGACCCACACATCTAGCCCTTGTCTCCTGTTGGGGTTGAGCCTCAGAGCCCTCTGCACAGCACTGTTTATAGGGAGACATGTTAAGAGGACTTAACATGTCCCTGGGCCTTTCCCTTTGGTAGGAGAGTCTCTTTTTGTGACTTTGGAATAAACCCGGGAGTCTCCTGTACCAGCCAGTCCCACCCACCAGACATGCATCACCAGATTTCTTTGCAGGCCCTAACCCTATAGTCCAAGCAAGATGCAGAAAGTTACCCCGCACCTGTGTCTCCACAAAGATGATTCCTGTAGACTCGTGGGCCTCAGGTCCCCCACTCAGATAGTAGTTCCTCACCTCCTCAGAAGTCAGGCTGCACCTGGGCAAGGACATGAGGATAGTTTGGGGAGCAGCTCAGTCCTGTAGAATCCCTATGGAACCCCAACTGTCACATCCCCAATGCTTTCCACCCATCTTCCCCAGGATTCAAGATCCTGTGTCCCAGAGCCCACTCACTGGACATAGAACTCGGCACTGGCACGGCCGGCGCTGGTCTCATTTCGGGCAATGCCCAACAGCAGGGGTTGGCTCAGGGTGAGCAGCGGCAGATTCACCTGGGGCAGGGGGTCCCACCTGTCAATGTCCACTGTCCATATCCTTGCCCCTCTCCATAGAGAACTGCCTATTACCCTTGTACAATATTTTATGGTTCATAGAAAAGTGTCTTGGATCACAGAATATTAGATCTTGAGCTGctaattttacagatgggaaaatcAGAAGCAAAGAGATTGAACAGACTACCTAGGGAAATCTCTTCACTCAAGGGAAGTGAATTTAGTAACTGAGACTCCCATTTACTCCTTTTTGAATCAACAAAATTGTTTCCACTGGAAAGAGGAAGAACTTGAGGCCTAGGGAACTAACAACTAGAATTCCATTTTGATTTTGCCCAGCTCCCTCAATACCAGCAGACCTTCCCTCCAACCCAGACCTATGGAATTCTAGCAGTTTCTACCCACTTCCTTCATGTCATCATGAAGGAAGGGGCAACACTCCTCACTCACCTCATCACAGATCTCTTGTAGGACACTGGAGAAGAGCTCACGTACCACCAGTTCCCCCGGGAGGTCCTTGTGCTGGGGGCTGTCACCAGGGCACAGAGCCTGTGAGAAGTCAGGCTCAGCCTCTGCTCTTCATCCTCTTCCCACCCTGTCTTCCCACTTGCTGGCCCTGAGGGCCTGGGTAGACACAGTGTAAGAGTCTTTGTGATCCCCAGGCCCTTCGTTTTCCAGATGAACAACCAGAAGTCCAATTTAGGAATAGGTCACACAGGGGGCTGGGTTGGGTGAAGCATCTTCCTCTGCccattctcccccccccccatgtttCCTGGCCTCTCCACAGGTCTGTTGCAGATTGGGAATGTGAGAGGGTTGTGGGCAGTGGACAGTTACTCCTGGGGGAGCCCTCTGAGAAGGTGCTGCAGCAGGGGTGACTCAGTTAAACACTAGGCCAATTTTCCCTTTAAGGtatgaagaaaacagaaggaaaggcTTAGCACTCCAGCTCCCCTGAGCTGTCTAGGACTTTTTGCATTTGTACCCAGCCTGGCACCTCACCTGAGGCTCAGGGTGCCCACCAGGGACATCCACCATCCCAGGGGCCTCGGCCACCTGCCAAGAGCGCCGCAGGAAGACAAGGAAGCCATCAGCTGTGATTAGTGCGGCACCAACCCCCAGTGGGTCTGCCAGATAGGCCTGCTTGTCACCCCAATCCATGGCTCCCTGCTGTTGCAGCCAGGAGGCTGAGCTGGCCCAATTGGTGCCCAGGAAATCTTGGTAGGAAGTAAGGCCCAGGCGCAGAAGCAGCTGTGGACCAGGAGAGTCAGTGGATGCCAGTGTAGCTGAATGCAGGCGGAACTTGGGGGCATTGAAGAGCCAGGGTTGGGCCTGTAGCCGGGCTTCCCAGATGGCAGCGATGGTCTTGTCCCCTCCTGGTAGTGGGCGCCGGTCATGGGCTGGGCTCAGCTCCACTCCTACAAGGTTCTGGGGCAGCCCCCCAGGAGGGCACTGAAGCAGCAGGGATACCTCAGGATCCATGGCCTGGACAGGACAGCTATGGGGGAGGACACAGGTAGGCCTGTTACCCGTGGGATGGAGGCAGGGTGGGATCCCTGGCCCAAGCATCTGGCCTCCTCGGACACATATCTTCTTGGGATACCACCAACCTCGCTGAACCTCCCTGGCCTTGCCTTGGGTAGTTGGAGTCCTATCATCCGGGCAAGAGTCCTGAGCCCGCTGGGTGCCCACGTCTCCTGCTGCTAGAAATCCCTAAGACTCTTGGGCATCTCTATCACCCAAAGTTTCTGGGTCCCCCAAGGCTCAAGTCCCCAATCCCAGACGGCCTGCCTCCAACCCCTGACGCGCGAGCACCCCTCCCAAGTCCGGAACCTCCAGCCTCACCAGCGCTAGTAACTTACCGGCCGGCTGGGCCCGCAGGCTCCGCCCCTTTCCCCCGAAGCGGAAGTGCCCGCCCCTTTATTCCAAGGCTTCTCATTGGCGGGTCCTGGCGTCCTGGCCCGTGGGGTCCGCAGCCGGCCGCCGGTCGCCGAGGGTGAGCGCGTCCGAGGCTCCGGTGCACACGACCTTTCCCGGAGTCGGTCGCCACGCCCGCCCCTCCTCCCCGGCCGCCTTGCCCGCACAGCGATGGGCCAGCGATGGGCCTGGGCCCCGAGGCTGCAGTGTGACCGTGGGCAAGTCTCGCCAGCCTGGCCCCAGCTCCCTGTGTGCACCGGGGGGTTTGATGCTGGGAAGCGCCTCGCAGCTCTCCTGCCGGGAGCCTTTGTGACTTTCTGGGCAGAGAGGGGACATGGGAGGGTCCTTAAAGCAGCTCCACATGTCACTGTTCCCCCACAGTTTCTGACCATGAACTCCTCTggaggaaggaggcaggaagcAGCAAGGCCCACGGGTAGAAAGGCTCACAGACCCCGGGAGCAGGTGTGCCCCTCCCCGCCCTCCAGTGGGAGGACCGGGGAAAGGACTCTGACCCCTGATGGGGTGTGGGGGGGACTGATGAATCCCAGACACCAAAGGGACTCCCCTCCCTTTGGTGTTCCTCTGCCGCAGGTTGTTCAGGGTTCAGGGTGGGCTGCAGGGCAGGGTGGCTACTGAGATCCAGACCACCATTGGGCTCTTTCAGGACCCAGATGTGCAACTGTCCAAGGCTCTGTCATATGCCTTGCGCCACGGGGCCCTGAAGCTGGGCCTTCCCATGGGGGCTGGTAAGTGAGGGTCTTAAAAGCTAGGGGAGGAGTGGCTGGAGCCCAGGGAGCAGTGGGAGGCACCACAGCCCCAGGGGAAGGTGCAGGAGGCACATCCTTCCTATGTGCAAGAAGGCCAGAGTGGAGTCCGGTATCTTGTCCCCTGGGAAAGGAGCCCTTGTCTGAGCCAAGCCTGAGTACATCCCATCCAGCCAAGTGGCTCAATAAACACCTATCCCAAGAGTGGGCACCTATCTCCTCAAGGTAAAAGAATCAGAAACCTAGAAAAGAGAGACTTTCTAGAGGTCTTGTGACCTCTAGGCCCAGCCTCTGGTCTAGATTCCCGTGGCTCCCCCTGTTAACTGTGGCCCTGGCCAGGACAAGGGCAGCTCCTGAGCACCTCTCTGCCCTCAGATGGCTTTGTACCCCTGGGCACCCTTCTGCAGCTGCCCCAGTTCCACAGCTTCTCCACTGAAGACGTGCAGCGTGTGGTGAACACCAACAGGAAGCAGCGCTTCACTCTGCGGCCAGGAGATCCCAGCACTGGCCCCCTCATCCGAGCCAACCAGGGCCACTCCCTGCAGGTGGGTGTCAAGGGGACAGGGGGGAGAGCCAGATGGGACCCCTGTCAATGAAAAGGATCTCACTGCTGCCCATTCAACCACACATCCCAGGTACCCGAGTTGGAGCTGATGCCTCTGGAGACGCCACAAGCTCTGCCTCTGGTACTAGTACATGGTACATTCTGGAAGCACTGGCCCTCCATCCTGCTCAAGGGCCTGTCATGCCAGGGAAGGACACACATCCACTTGGCTCCAGGACTGCCTGGAGACGCTGGTGTCATCAGTGGTCAGTGCCCCCCTCCACCTACCTGTTCCTACCCACTCTGTCCTTCTAGGTCCCCTTCAAGTTCACAGCTTCCCTTGTCCAAGGCTGCCCTCTCCCTTGCATGGAACAGAACCCCTTCCCACCCATCACAGGATATCAGTCTGTCCAGATTTGTTGTCTCAGCCCCAATTGACCCTATAGGCATGCGCCCAAATTGTGAAGTGGCTGTGTTCATCAATGGACCCCTGGCCCTGTCAGGTGAGTATAGAAGCAGCAGGGACTACCCTAGGCCTTTCTTTGAGGGGTAAAACATGGGTC
This portion of the Ictidomys tridecemlineatus isolate mIctTri1 chromosome 4, mIctTri1.hap1, whole genome shotgun sequence genome encodes:
- the Trpt1 gene encoding tRNA 2'-phosphotransferase 1 isoform X3; translated protein: MGQRWAWAPRLQCDRGQVSPAWPQLPFLTMNSSGGRRQEAARPTGRKAHRPREQDPDVQLSKALSYALRHGALKLGLPMGADGFVPLGTLLQLPQFHSFSTEDVQRVVNTNRKQRFTLRPGDPSTGPLIRANQGHSLQVPELELMPLETPQALPLVLVHGTFWKHWPSILLKGLSCQGRTHIHLAPGLPGDAGVISGMRPNCEVAVFINGPLALSDGISFFRSANGVILTPGNADGFLLPKYFKEALQLRPTRKPLSLAGDKETK
- the Dnajc4 gene encoding dnaJ homolog subfamily C member 4 isoform X1; its protein translation is MRARGRYLRRCRKWRRLRSSCPPAAMLPLLPLRLCRLWPRSPPTRLLAAASGQRSGPRNYYELLGVHPGASAEEVKRAFFTKSKELHPDRDPGNPALHSRFVELNEAYRVLSREQTRRSYDHQLRSASSPKSPGTTAHPKSAQQTQSSSWEPPNAQYWAQFHDVRPQGPQTRQQQYKHNQRVLGYCLLLMLAGMGLHYAAFRHCWGKVPTYVIQREILEQGGGGFRNCRNWSIRVNTKGLAGSWSRYTGASWMRRIGSSQPSTTTRGPGPGPTEPGSSRSAGKGSSSRYPLGIPKVQGLCLPAPAPEGLT
- the Dnajc4 gene encoding dnaJ homolog subfamily C member 4 isoform X6; translation: MRARGRYLRRCRKWRRLRSSCPPAAMLPLLPLRLCRLWPRSPPTRLLAAASGQRSGPRNYYELLGVHPGASAEEVKRAFFTKSKELHPDRDPGNPALHSRFVELNEAYRVLSREQTRRSYDHQLRSASSPKSPGTTAHPKSAQQTQSSWEPPNAQYWAQFHDVRPQGPQTRQQQYKHNQRVLGYCLLLMLAGMGLHYAAFRKLEQIHRSFMDEKDRIITAIYNDTRARARANRARLQQERRQRQQQPLPSGHPQGPGIVPPSTGP
- the Trpt1 gene encoding tRNA 2'-phosphotransferase 1 isoform X4 gives rise to the protein MGQRWAWAPRLQCDRGQVSPAWPQLPFLTMNSSGGRRQEAARPTGRKAHRPREQDPDVQLSKALSYALRHGALKLGLPMGADGFVPLGTLLQLPQFHSFSTEDVQRVVNTNRKQRFTLRPGDPSTGPLIRANQGHSLQVPELELMPLETPQALPLVLVHGTFWKHWPSILLKGLSCQGRTHIHLAPGLPGDAGVISGMRPNCEVAVFINGPLALSGNADGFLLPKYFKEALQLRPTRKPLSLAGDKETK
- the Trpt1 gene encoding tRNA 2'-phosphotransferase 1 isoform X2; protein product: MGQRWAWAPRLQCDRGQVSPAWPQLPFLTMNSSGGRRQEAARPTGRKAHRPREQDPDVQLSKALSYALRHGALKLGLPMGADGFVPLGTLLQLPQFHSFSTEDVQRVVNTNRKQRFTLRPGDPSTGPLIRANQGHSLQVPELELMPLETPQALPLVLVHGTFWKHWPSILLKGLSCQGRTHIHLAPGLPGDAGVISGQCPPPPTCSYPLCPSRSPSSSQLPLSKAALSLAWNRTPSHPSQDISLSRFVVSAPIDPIGMRPNCEVAVFINGPLALSGNADGFLLPKYFKEALQLRPTRKPLSLAGDKETK
- the Dnajc4 gene encoding dnaJ homolog subfamily C member 4 isoform X5, giving the protein MAATAEFLSSSRHAAPVAPAPLPAVAPQPSHPAPRSGLWAALHPDRDPGNPALHSRFVELNEAYRVLSREQTRRSYDHQLRSASSPKSPGTTAHPKSAQQTQSSSWEPPNAQYWAQFHDVRPQGPQTRQQQYKHNQRVLGYCLLLMLAGMGLHYAAFRHCWGKVPTYVIQREILEQGGGGFRNCRNWSIRVNTKGLAGSWSRYTGASWMRRIGSSQPSTTTRGPGPGPTEPGSSRSAGKGSSSRYPLGIPKVQGLCLPAPAPEGLT
- the Dnajc4 gene encoding dnaJ homolog subfamily C member 4 isoform X4, encoding MRARGRYLRRCRKWRRLRSSCPPAAMLPLLPLRLCRLWPRSPPTRLLAAASGQRSGPRNYYELLGVHPGASAEEVKRAFFTKSKELHPDRDPGNPALHSRFVELNEAYRVLSREQTRRSYDHQLRSASSPKSPGTTAHPKSAQQTQSSSWEPPNAQYWAQFHDVRPQGPQTRQQQYKHNQRVLGYCLLLMLAGMGLHYAAFRKLEQIHRSFMDEKDRIITAIYNDTRARARANRARLQQERRQRQQQPLPSGHPQGPGIVPPSTGP
- the Trpt1 gene encoding tRNA 2'-phosphotransferase 1 isoform X1; the protein is MGQRWAWAPRLQCDRGQVSPAWPQLPFLTMNSSGGRRQEAARPTGRKAHRPREQDPDVQLSKALSYALRHGALKLGLPMGADGFVPLGTLLQLPQFHSFSTEDVQRVVNTNRKQRFTLRPGDPSTGPLIRANQGHSLQVPELELMPLETPQALPLVLVHGTFWKHWPSILLKGLSCQGRTHIHLAPGLPGDAGVISGQCPPPPTCSYPLCPSRSPSSSQLPLSKAALSLAWNRTPSHPSQDISLSRFVVSAPIDPIGMRPNCEVAVFINGPLALSVLPPDGISFFRSANGVILTPGNADGFLLPKYFKEALQLRPTRKPLSLAGDKETK
- the Dnajc4 gene encoding dnaJ homolog subfamily C member 4 isoform X2, encoding MRARGRYLRRCRKWRRLRSSCPPAAMLPLLPLRLCRLWPRSPPTRLLAAASGQRSGPRNYYELLGVHPGASAEEVKRAFFTKSKELHPDRDPGNPALHSRFVELNEAYRVLSREQTRRSYDHQLRSASSPKSPGTTAHPKSAQQTQSSWEPPNAQYWAQFHDVRPQGPQTRQQQYKHNQRVLGYCLLLMLAGMGLHYAAFRHCWGKVPTYVIQREILEQGGGGFRNCRNWSIRVNTKGLAGSWSRYTGASWMRRIGSSQPSTTTRGPGPGPTEPGSSRSAGKGSSSRYPLGIPKVQGLCLPAPAPEGLT
- the Dnajc4 gene encoding dnaJ homolog subfamily C member 4 isoform X3 → MLPLLPLRLCRLWPRSPPTRLLAAASGQRSGPRNYYELLGVHPGASAEEVKRAFFTKSKELHPDRDPGNPALHSRFVELNEAYRVLSREQTRRSYDHQLRSASSPKSPGTTAHPKSAQQTQSSSWEPPNAQYWAQFHDVRPQGPQTRQQQYKHNQRVLGYCLLLMLAGMGLHYAAFRHCWGKVPTYVIQREILEQGGGGFRNCRNWSIRVNTKGLAGSWSRYTGASWMRRIGSSQPSTTTRGPGPGPTEPGSSRSAGKGSSSRYPLGIPKVQGLCLPAPAPEGLT
- the Nudt22 gene encoding uridine diphosphate glucose pyrophosphatase NUDT22 isoform X1 — protein: MRSLGIKGRALPLRGKGAEPAGPAGRCPVQAMDPEVSLLLQCPPGGLPQNLVGVELSPAHDRRPLPGGDKTIAAIWEARLQAQPWLFNAPKFRLHSATLASTDSPGPQLLLRLGLTSYQDFLGTNWASSASWLQQQGAMDWGDKQAYLADPLGVGAALITADGFLVFLRRSWQVAEAPGMVDVPGGHPEPQALCPGDSPQHKDLPGELVVRELFSSVLQEICDEVNLPLLTLSQPLLLGIARNETSAGRASAEFYVQCSLTSEEVRNYYLSGGPEAHESTGIIFVETQRVQRLQETEMWAELCPSAKGAILLYNRVRGSPT
- the Nudt22 gene encoding uridine diphosphate glucose pyrophosphatase NUDT22 isoform X2, with product MDPEVSLLLQCPPGGLPQNLVGVELSPAHDRRPLPGGDKTIAAIWEARLQAQPWLFNAPKFRLHSATLASTDSPGPQLLLRLGLTSYQDFLGTNWASSASWLQQQGAMDWGDKQAYLADPLGVGAALITADGFLVFLRRSWQVAEAPGMVDVPGGHPEPQALCPGDSPQHKDLPGELVVRELFSSVLQEICDEVNLPLLTLSQPLLLGIARNETSAGRASAEFYVQCSLTSEEVRNYYLSGGPEAHESTGIIFVETQRVQRLQETEMWAELCPSAKGAILLYNRVRGSPT
- the Trpt1 gene encoding tRNA 2'-phosphotransferase 1 isoform X5 codes for the protein MGQRWAWAPRLQCDRGQVSPAWPQLPFLTMNSSGGRRQEAARPTGRKAHRPREQDPDVQLSKALSYALRHGALKLGLPMGADGFVPLGTLLQLPQFHSFSTEDVQRVVNTNRKQRFTLRPGDPSTGPLIRANQGHSLQVPELELMPLETPQALPLVLVHGTFWKHWPSILLKGLSCQGRTHIHLAPGLPGDAGVISGNADGFLLPKYFKEALQLRPTRKPLSLAGDKETK